The genomic interval TTGTCGCCCGCACCCGGCTCGAGCGGGCGGTGCAGGAGCGCCTCGTCGCGGGCGAGGGCTGGCGCGGCGGGATCGGCCGCCTCGTGCGCTGAGGCGCGGCGGCCTCAGGGGCAGACGGTGCCCTCGTCGATGTAGCCGTAGACGCGGTCGAACTCGTCGAGCAGCGGGGAGCCGTGGGCCATCGAGAGCGAGAACGCGCTGCGGGAGGCGGCGAAGGCGAGCTGGACGTGCACGAGGGCACGGTCGTGGGCGTCGGGGGCGTCGATCCGCTCGGCGAGCACGTCGATGAGCTCGGTCTGGAGGGAGGCCATGACGCGGCCCGACAGCTGCTGCAGCACGGGCTCGCGGTCCATGGCCGCGCGCTTGGCCTTGCGCAGGGCGGGCTCGTCGGGCAGGCTCCGGGCGATCTCGACCATGACCGCGCGCAGCGCCTCGCGCGGGGACTCGGCGGCCGGGCGCTCCCGCAGGAGCTCGATCGCCCGGTGGTCGCGGTCCGGGGACAGGCCCAGCATGGCCGACTCCTTGGAGGGCCAGTAGTTGAAGAAGGTGCGGGTGGACACCCCGGCGCGCTCGGCGATCATCTCGACGGTCACGTGCGCGGCGCCGTGCTCGCCCAGGAGCTCGACGGCGGCGCGGTGCATGGCCTCCCGGGTGCGGAGCTTCTTGGCCTCGCGCAGGCCGGGCGCGGACCTGTCGGTCCCGCCGGTCGAGGGGGTGCGGTGATCCGCCACCGTGGCGGGTGCGGAGGTCTCGGTCATGGCTGGGATCGTAGTCGTCATCACACGCTTTTTGCAGTCAATGCAATTGTGCAGTGACTGCATTCACCGTAACATCGATCGGTCGGCGCTCGCCGCTGCGCCTCTTCCCCGCGCACCCCGCTCTCGGGCAGCGCCCCACGCCCACTCGACCCAAGGAGCACATTTCGTGACCACTCCCTCCACCGCACAGTCCGGCGCCCCCGCCGGCGCTGCTCCCGGGGGCGACACCGAGTTCACCGGCCTGGGCCGTGACGGCCGCCGTGTGTTCGTCGGCCTCATGCTCGGCATGTTCGTCGCCTCCCTGTCCCAGACCATCGTCGGCCCCGCCATGCCGCGCATCGTCGCCGAGCTCGGCGGCATGGACCACTACAGCTGGATCGCCACCGCCGCGATGCTCGTCTCGGCCGTGGCCGTGCCGATCGTCGGCAAGCTGTCCGACATCTTCGGGCGCCGCTGGTTCTACCTGGGCGGCCTCGCCGTGTTCATGGTCGGCTCGATCCTCGCGGGTCTCTCGACCAACTTCTGGTTCCTCGTGTTCGCCCGCGCCGTGCAGGGCCTGGGCATGGGCACCCTGATGCCGCTGTCCCAGACGATCATCGGCGACATCATCCCGCCGCGTCAGCGCGGCAAGTACCAGGGCATCATGGGCGCCGTGTTCGGCGTGACCTCGGTCGCCGGGCCGCTCATCGGCGGCGTCATCACCGACAGCTTCGGCTGGCGCTGGCTGTTCTACCTCACGCTGCCGCTCGGCATCATCGCGTTCTTCGTGATCTTCAAGTTCCTGCACCTGGGCCACACCCCGCGCAAGGTCAAGCTCGACTGGCTGGGCATGCTCACCCTCGCGCCTGGCCTCGTCATCGGCCTGCTCGCCACGAGCTGGGGCGGCACCTCGTACGCCTGGAGCTCGCCGACGATCATCATCATGTACGTCGTCGCGGCGGTGCTGCTGACCGCGTTCGTCTTCATCGAGCTGCGCGCCGAGGAGCCGCTGCTGCCGATCGGCCTGCTGGGCCGGCCCATCATCGGCCTGTCGATCCTCGCGGCCTTCGCGATCTCCGTCGCGATGTTCGGCGCGATCATCTACATCCCCGTCTACGCGCAGGGCGTGATGGGCGTGAACGCGACCAACTCGGGCGCGATCCTGATCCCGCTGAGCCTGGCGATGATCGTGCTGTCGATCATCTCCGGCCTCCTCATCAGCCGCTTCGGGCGCTACAAGGAGATCATGCTGACCGGCCTGGTCGTCCTGGTGGTCGGGTACTGGCTGCTCACGCGCGTCTCCTACGGCGACAGCCAGTGGCACCTGACCCTCGCCATGGTCGTCATCGGCATCGGCCTGGGCCTCGCGATGCAGGTCTACACGCTCGTCGTGCAGAACGCCGTCAAGCAGACCGAGCTGGGCATCGCGACCGCCGCCGTGCAGTTCTTCCGCAACGTCGGCTCGACCGTGGGCATCGCGGTGCTCGGCACCGTCATGTCCTCGCACATGGCCGACGACATCGCCGCCCAGATGAAGACGCTCGACCCGAAGACCCTCGCCGGCGTCCAGCAGCAGATGCAGGGATCGGGTTCCGCGAGCCTCGAGTCGAGCGTGCTCGACCCGGCCGCGCTCTCGAAGCTGCCGGCCCCGGTGGCCGACGCGATCCGCGCCGGCATGGGCGACGCGATGCACAGCGTGTTCCTGACGGCGCTCCCCTTCGTGATCGCGGCGCTCGTGCTGTCGCTGTTCATCAAGCAGCTCCCGCTGCGCTCGACGATCCAGGCCCGCGAGGCCGCGACCACGACGGGCTCGATCCCGGCGTTCGTGGACGACGGCCACTACATCGAGCCCACGGACGCCGAGGCGCTCGCGGGCACGACGGAGCAGGCCCGGGCCGCCGACGCCGAGAGCACCGAGGGCACCGCCCCGCGCGCCGGCCGGCATCGCGGCACGCCCGTCGACGGCACTGCCGAGGAGGCGACGGACGCAGGTCGCTCGCACCGCACCGGTGACGAGCACACCCCCAGCCATCGCGCCGACGTGTCGGGCGACGGCGGCGAGGACTCCTCGCAGCGCTGACGCGCCCCGTCCGGACGGCCCGGCCCCCTGCACGGGGGCCGGGCCGTTCGTCGTCCGCGCGCTTCCGGCCGCCTCGGGCCCTGTGGAACCATGGGGCGGTGATCCTCACCGACCCGTTCCCGCCCGTCCTGCCCGCCCGCTGGACCTCGCGCCTCCCGCTCGAGGCGGACGTCCCGGACGTCGCCGCGCTGCTGCTGGCCGACGCCCGCACCTACGATCCCGAGGCGAGCGTCGAGACGGACCAGATCGCCTCGCGCCTCGTGGGGCTCCGCTCGTGGAGCCGGCGCCAGGTGGTGATCGTGCCCGACGACGACGCGCCGCTCGCCGAGCGTCGGCCCGTCGCCTGGGTCGGCCTCGAGGACCGCGCCCGCGGGCGCACCAACGTGCAGTGGGTCGTCGGCCAGGACGTGCCCGACCGCGAGGCCCTCGCCGCGGCCCTGCTGGACTGGGCCGACGAGGTGGGTGGCTCCTTCGCGCGGCACCGCGGGCTCGACGGCACCCAGCTCGACGCGACCGCGGAGTCCGGGGACGCGTGGCGGATGCGCATGCTCGAGGCCCACGGCTACACCCGGGTGCGCACATGGCTGCACATGGAGCGCCCGGTGACGCCCGAGGAGGCCGCCACGACGCCCGCCCCGCGGGAGGGCGTGCGCGTGCGCCGCGTCGACACGCACTCCTCGGGACTGCCCGTCGCCCAGGACGTGCGCACGGTCCATCGCATGCTCGAGGAGTCCTTCGCCGATCACTTCAACTCCTACCGCGAGTCCTTCGCGGAGTTCGCCTCGCGCCTCGTCGAGGGCCCCGAGGCCCGCTGGGACCACTGGTTCATCGCGGAGGTCCAGCAGGAGGACGGCAGCTGGCTGCCCGGCGGCGGTCTCGTCGCCGACCCGATGCCCGCCACCCCGAGCGCCGGGGAGGGCACCTACCTGGAGTACCTGGGCGTGCACCGCAGCGCGCGCGGGCGCGGGGTCGCCAAGGCGCTGCTGAACGCGGCGATCCGCGACGCCGCCGAGCGCGGGCGCACGCGCGTGGGCCTCGAGGTCGACGCGGACTCCCCCACGGGCGCCGACGGCCTGTACCGCTCGATGGGCTGGGAGACGACCAGCCGGACCGTGTCCTTCCACGCGCACGCGACCGCGCGGGCCTCGCGGCTCGACGACGAGGGCTGACGCCGATCCGGCCTCAGCCCCGATGCCGCTGCCACCACAGGGCGGCCTGCACCCGCGAGTCGAGGCCCAGCTTCGCGAGCGCGTGCGAGAGATGGGACTTCACGGTCGTGACCTCGACGAACAGCTCGCGGGCGATCTGCTGGTTGGAGAGCCCGCGCGCGACGAGCGCGAGCACCTCCTCCTCGCGCCGCGTGAAGTCGGGTGCCGGCGCCGCCGCCGGCTCGGGGCGGGTGCGCAGCGCCGCCACCACCGTGCGCGTCGCGGACGCGGACAGCACCGCGTCCCCGCGGTGCACGGCCCGGACGGCGGCGAGGATGCGCTCGGGCTCCTCGGACTTCACGAGGTAGCCGTCGGCGCCGGCGGCGAGCGCCCCGAGCACGTGGTCGTCGAGGTCGAACCCCGAGATCACGAGCACGCTCGCGCCGAGCGCGCGGAGTGACGGGGTGATGTCGATGCCGGTCGCACGCGGCATCCGGACGTCGGTGAGGACGACGTCGGGCCGATGCGCGCGCGCCGCCTCGAGGGCTGCCGGCCCGTCGGCCGCCTCCGCGACCACGACGATGTCGGCAGCGGAGTCGAGCAGGGTCACGAGGCCCGCCCGCACGGCCGCGTGGTCCTCGGCGACGAGCACCCGGATCGGCGCGGCGGTCATGCGGGGTGCTCCGTCGCCGCGGCCGGGTCGGGCCGCTCGATCCCAGGACGCACCGGCTCAGGGCGCAGGGGGCGCGCCGGCAGCTGCGCCTGCACCGTCCACGTCTCGCCGTCCGGGCCGGGACCCGAGCGTGCGCGGCCGCCCACGGCCGTGGCGCGGTGC from Brachybacterium huguangmaarense carries:
- a CDS encoding GNAT family N-acetyltransferase codes for the protein MILTDPFPPVLPARWTSRLPLEADVPDVAALLLADARTYDPEASVETDQIASRLVGLRSWSRRQVVIVPDDDAPLAERRPVAWVGLEDRARGRTNVQWVVGQDVPDREALAAALLDWADEVGGSFARHRGLDGTQLDATAESGDAWRMRMLEAHGYTRVRTWLHMERPVTPEEAATTPAPREGVRVRRVDTHSSGLPVAQDVRTVHRMLEESFADHFNSYRESFAEFASRLVEGPEARWDHWFIAEVQQEDGSWLPGGGLVADPMPATPSAGEGTYLEYLGVHRSARGRGVAKALLNAAIRDAAERGRTRVGLEVDADSPTGADGLYRSMGWETTSRTVSFHAHATARASRLDDEG
- a CDS encoding TetR/AcrR family transcriptional regulator; amino-acid sequence: MTETSAPATVADHRTPSTGGTDRSAPGLREAKKLRTREAMHRAAVELLGEHGAAHVTVEMIAERAGVSTRTFFNYWPSKESAMLGLSPDRDHRAIELLRERPAAESPREALRAVMVEIARSLPDEPALRKAKRAAMDREPVLQQLSGRVMASLQTELIDVLAERIDAPDAHDRALVHVQLAFAASRSAFSLSMAHGSPLLDEFDRVYGYIDEGTVCP
- a CDS encoding MDR family MFS transporter; this translates as MLGMFVASLSQTIVGPAMPRIVAELGGMDHYSWIATAAMLVSAVAVPIVGKLSDIFGRRWFYLGGLAVFMVGSILAGLSTNFWFLVFARAVQGLGMGTLMPLSQTIIGDIIPPRQRGKYQGIMGAVFGVTSVAGPLIGGVITDSFGWRWLFYLTLPLGIIAFFVIFKFLHLGHTPRKVKLDWLGMLTLAPGLVIGLLATSWGGTSYAWSSPTIIIMYVVAAVLLTAFVFIELRAEEPLLPIGLLGRPIIGLSILAAFAISVAMFGAIIYIPVYAQGVMGVNATNSGAILIPLSLAMIVLSIISGLLISRFGRYKEIMLTGLVVLVVGYWLLTRVSYGDSQWHLTLAMVVIGIGLGLAMQVYTLVVQNAVKQTELGIATAAVQFFRNVGSTVGIAVLGTVMSSHMADDIAAQMKTLDPKTLAGVQQQMQGSGSASLESSVLDPAALSKLPAPVADAIRAGMGDAMHSVFLTALPFVIAALVLSLFIKQLPLRSTIQAREAATTTGSIPAFVDDGHYIEPTDAEALAGTTEQARAADAESTEGTAPRAGRHRGTPVDGTAEEATDAGRSHRTGDEHTPSHRADVSGDGGEDSSQR
- a CDS encoding response regulator, yielding MTAAPIRVLVAEDHAAVRAGLVTLLDSAADIVVVAEAADGPAALEAARAHRPDVVLTDVRMPRATGIDITPSLRALGASVLVISGFDLDDHVLGALAAGADGYLVKSEEPERILAAVRAVHRGDAVLSASATRTVVAALRTRPEPAAAPAPDFTRREEEVLALVARGLSNQQIARELFVEVTTVKSHLSHALAKLGLDSRVQAALWWQRHRG